The DNA segment ATGgtcaacaaaagaaacataatttttatttcctttttccgACATTACAGAAGAAGGGCCCTATACATCCGAAAAAATTGAATCTAAGGGACCCTTGGAAACATGATTGGatggaaaaaaaaggaagacaATGGCTCTTGCCCTGTTGACAAGAGTTGCAAACCACTAGTGTTTTATGAGAAGAAATTGGAAGAGACGCCCTGGAAGTCAGAtgcttgaaaattttgaatgaagcATGACCAAGACGAGAATGCCAAACATCTAACGGGACACGTTGACAGGAAAAAACTTGGAAAGATTTGGTAGGTTGCAAAGCATAAAGACCACCCTCCGTTTTGCTGCTGAATAGCAGCTTCTGCGTGCATTCGTCCTTCACAGAAAAATGCCCTACatgaaattcaataaaaaattgttattaGCGGTGAATTGACTTACtgaaaccaattttttttttttttaatgtgaggAACAtgtaaaattgaatttaatttaaaagtagtACTAGGGAAAGAAAGTTTAGAAGAACCAATATGACGAATTGGCAAACCTGTTCCATCCTCAACTTGGATGGTGTCAGTCCCTAGGAAAGGTTCTGCACCAAGATTCAGGTTTTGGAACTCATTGGTGAGATGATTTCTTGAACATGTGTCAGTGTACCAAGTGAGATCATTTGATGGCTGAGGTTGTGTATGAGCCATATAGGCCTGCATGGTTGGCTGCGTACGCCGATAAGAAAGGTCGAGCCTATGGTAATACTGCACTGCATTGTGGCCATTCTTGCCACATACTTGACAAACCATTCGTGATCCTCCATAATGATGTCCTTGGGAGCCCCTTCCACGAACATGATTGCCTCGGCCTCAATTGTTGGAAAATGAGCGTTGGGCATTTCTACCTCCACAACCACGAGTTTGAGTATGGCGAGTTGCCATATTGGctgatccaataaaaatatcaagagCAATATTTTTCTACTCAAGTCGCAATTCAAAACTCATTAAATTAGCAAATGCATCTTCAAGAGAGACTTGATCAACCCGAGTTGAGAGAGAGGTGACTATGGAGTTGTATGTAGAATCTAGGCCTGCAAGTAGATACGTCAAAAATTCTGAGTCCCGAAGGGGCTCTCCCACTAAAGCCAATGTATCGGCAGACGATTTCACTTTCTGATAATACTCAGAAATGGACATATTACCTTTTTTGAGGGTTGATAGTTCAATGCGAATTCCAACCACGCGTGTTCGGAGATGGTTAGAGAACATTCGCTTAAGAGCATTCCACACATCCTTGGAAGTTTCAATTCCCACCATGTGGGTGATAACCGATTCAGAGAGAGAGGACATTAGAGCACCTAGTATGACTTGATCCTGATTGTACCAATGAGAGTACTCATGATTTGGAgcagtttgaattttttcatcCTCTTTGGATGTGATATGAAGAATTCGAGGGGGACATGGGATTGTGCCATCCACATATCCAATCAATTGTTGGCCTTGAAGGTACGGTAGGATTTGGGCTCGCCAAAGGAGATAATTATCCTTTGTCAGATTTATAGTGATAAGATTTTGTAGGCTAAGTgtgcttgagaaggaaactgaTTGGGAAGCAATGGTGGactttgagtttgaagaagaaacAGCAGGGTTATGGGAagccattgaaaaaaaaaaagaaagaaagaatcttTAGACGTTTGTCTTTTCATtagctcttgataccataaaCAGTTATTGATAGAGGAGATAATTCTGTAAACTCACTCAACCGAGTCTCGTGTCATCTATtgcaatatatacatatagaatTACATTTGTCTGGTAAAGGAATATACAGCTTTAGGAAACTAGGCTTACATGGAAAGAATACAATCCGAGAATGGTCTGTTGCGTGAATCGATCACGTGGCCTTGTCTTGTGCATATTCGGTTGTAGCATTGATTTCCTTATTAGGCTGATCATCTTGATAGGCCGATCGAGGCAACGTACGTACGCAGAAGATCATAAGATCGATCATGAGTTCTTCAATttattctataaataataaaatattacaaaaagctGCATATATGAGTACCAATGCAAagccaaattattaaaatcaccGTTGCCTGCGGTTGATGGAAGGAAATTAACGGACCAATCAGAATAGAGTACTGCATGGATCAATGCTGGAATTCAACTTGAATAAGCTCTGCAATGCATGGGTCGCCAGCTCAGAAGAAGCTACTGAAGTACTTATGGAGGAATATAGGAACAAGGGTTCTATATGCTGCTTCCGTGGGATGATAACTatcccaaaaaatatatttagatgcaTCTGTACAGGTGGGAGACGCTGGGTTACATAGTATAGCTACTTCTATTTTCCCTGTACCACAGCATCCTTTATTCGCAAACTCAAAACCtgcataattatatattgaaatggagtaatcaatatataattaaataaaaatgagaaaaaatatgacAAAGAGGGCAGCATCATGCATGCGTGGACGTGATTAAGGAAACAAGAGCTAGCTAGGTCATGCACGAAAAATAATCTTTGTTAATTACCATattttttagggttttcaaTGAGATCGAGTAGAGGGCTGTAAACATCAAGATAGATCATCTTGCTGTTGGGTAGGTTTCTGTTAAGGGAATCCAGACTTGCTGACAGTTTCATGTTGAACAGTTTTGCTGCTTGGTTGTACTTTTCCGAACACTGTCTCAGTATTCCTCCGGCCAGAGTTCTTTGTGACGGCACACATCCAATCGGCGGTGCACTCAGTACTCCAATCCTTCGTGCCCCTTGCCCATATATTTCCTTCAAAATATTGTATAGAATTTATCAATACTATTGATCTTAACCCATTTGATATCACATTAGAAAGAATATTTATTGCTCCTATTAATTACATGCATGCCATTCATAAAAATTAGTCTGCAGGACATGAAAGTTATAATATTTAGAGTAGttttataaatacttaataGTTTTACTTACCAAGTTATAATATTTAGAGTAGAGAACAAAATTATCTTCATGCCACTGCAAATTAGCTCCTGCCATTAGGCCACACTTATTTTTACAACCATTCTCACATTATCtcaattaatcattacaattttttaaaattttcacacaaaataaaataaataattaaattttttcaaacccaaaataaaaaaaaatattttaacaatattttatttaacttttaagttttatctcaactcatctcatctgtgaaaataaataatattttctgaaatttttatagGAGGCCATTCACTCCAACTTATAATAAGAGGAATCTTTTCGTAATGTTGGATTGGTTGATCATATTCAACCGGCAAGTTTTTCTCCACTtaacataaaacaaaatgaaatttaattatgcCAATCAATAAGAGAATGTTTGAAAAGATATATATGAAGCCACCTAGCTTGTAATTTAAGTGTGACAAATCTATAATTTAACCCATTAAAAATTAgacaaataacatatatatatatacgtacacgTACAGATCTAGCTAGAAGTGAAATATAAATGATCATGGAATTATTGCTACCTTAAAGAATGTGGTAGCCTTGTCGAGCATAAGGTCCGTGTAGGAAGGGACATCGTACTCCAATTCCCGTATATGAGAAAGGAAATATGTATTGGCAATGTCATCGCTTCCCGCTACCACCAGATATAGACTTTTTGACAAGATGAAATTTGTCCTCTCTTCACCAACAATTCCTTTAAGCTTTGCTTTGTATTCTTTGAACATTTCTAATTGATCGGACATTGATAGTGCTGACTGTTTTTATTGCAATCaaaagttagaaaaaaaagaatggtGGAAGTACGTACGTATGTACGAATCAAGCATGTGCATGCACGAATATAATGTTGTGTCTCTGGCCTATCCAAAATCatacaagacgatatttaattGGTTCAGCAAATTACCTACGTCTATTGGAGCCTCTTTTACTGAGTTTGTACGAAATTACAACACTCAAAAAATTTCTCTCACGTCCACTCTTACTCTCTATTTTCCCCCACACCATTTACATatcagaactctcctatttataggagaagttccCATAAACAAGTTGCTAATCAATCAGCCGTAATTGATGACTAACTACCAGCTGCAGCAGCTTTAGttgaaaatcaacatatatGTGCAAGTTTCAACATTCGGTGCTAGgacggtgcatgtgcagcagCTGTGTAATCTATGCATTCACACTTAGGGTGGTTTTCAACAAttaccccctccacccaagtgtacAATACCAGGCtgcttacaaactgattcattcttcaaatgaatgcacctcactctttgacatgagagacttcc comes from the Carya illinoinensis cultivar Pawnee chromosome 8, C.illinoinensisPawnee_v1, whole genome shotgun sequence genome and includes:
- the LOC122274763 gene encoding GDSL esterase/lipase EXL3-like, whose product is MSSSSSSSSVLFTLIIFSVLFCNSKAAIQLPPNETIPAVIAFGDSIVDPGNNNYLRTIAKCNFPPYGQDFKGKVPTGRFGNGKVPSDLIAEELRIKELVPAYLDPHLRPQDLITGVCFASGGSGYDPLTAKLASALSMSDQLEMFKEYKAKLKGIVGEERTNFILSKSLYLVVAGSDDIANTYFLSHIRELEYDVPSYTDLMLDKATTFFKEIYGQGARRIGVLSAPPIGCVPSQRTLAGGILRQCSEKYNQAAKLFNMKLSASLDSLNRNLPNSKMIYLDVYSPLLDLIENPKKYGFEFANKGCCGTGKIEVAILCNPASPTCTDASKYIFWDSYHPTEAAYRTLVPIFLHKYFSSFF